One genomic window of Devosia salina includes the following:
- the ccmA gene encoding heme ABC exporter ATP-binding protein CcmA translates to MTQRQVFPQVCLKAEGLAVGRGDAALLSDLSFSVAGGHGLLLRGPNGAGKSTLLLTLAGLLPTLAGAVAIEGHDPEDGPALHHCGHRNAVRARLSVLETLSFWAAINGPTGLPPHEALERVGLARAARLDAGYLSAGQQRRLALARLLVSSRPLWLLDEPTAALDVDGHALLARLLAEHLAQGGLAIIATHDEIGLDGLDTLTLGRAA, encoded by the coding sequence ATGACGCAAAGGCAAGTCTTTCCGCAAGTTTGTCTTAAGGCAGAGGGCCTTGCCGTGGGCCGCGGTGACGCCGCGTTGCTCAGCGATTTGTCGTTTTCTGTTGCCGGTGGGCATGGCCTCTTGCTGCGCGGCCCCAATGGCGCAGGCAAATCCACCCTGCTGCTGACCCTGGCCGGGCTGCTGCCGACCCTCGCCGGGGCGGTGGCCATCGAGGGTCACGATCCGGAAGACGGACCGGCCCTGCATCATTGCGGGCATCGAAACGCCGTGCGCGCGCGCCTTTCGGTCCTCGAAACGCTGTCGTTCTGGGCCGCCATCAATGGTCCGACCGGTCTCCCACCCCATGAGGCGCTCGAAAGGGTCGGCCTGGCCCGGGCCGCCCGGCTCGATGCCGGCTATCTCTCGGCGGGCCAGCAGCGCCGGCTGGCCCTGGCGCGGCTGCTGGTATCAAGCCGCCCCCTCTGGCTGCTCGACGAACCCACCGCCGCGCTTGACGTGGACGGCCATGCGCTCCTGGCCAGGCTCCTGGCCGAGCATCTGGCACAGGGCGGCCTCGCCATCATCGCCACCCATGACGAAATCGGCCTTGATGGGCTGGACACGCTCACCCTGGGGCGGGCGGCATGA
- the ccmB gene encoding heme exporter protein CcmB, with amino-acid sequence MNGFWNVLRRDLRLALAGGGEVLTLVLFFIIVGAMVPFAVGPDKALLARIAPGIVWIAAFLAMLLGLDRLLRPDREDGTLALYRLADTPLAAILAAKVIGHWLTSALPLILASPFLALILGMDGPTLGRTLLSLALGTPALAAFGTFGAAVTVALRRGGLLAPILIAPLSVPVLIFGVGAIAPLGGPDQASAAMLFLAALSLMALALSPFVAALAIVWGEE; translated from the coding sequence ATGAACGGGTTCTGGAACGTGTTGCGGCGGGATTTGCGCCTGGCCCTGGCCGGAGGCGGCGAGGTGCTGACCCTGGTGCTGTTCTTCATCATTGTCGGCGCCATGGTGCCCTTCGCCGTGGGGCCCGACAAGGCGCTGCTGGCGCGCATTGCCCCCGGCATCGTCTGGATCGCCGCCTTTCTCGCCATGCTGCTTGGTCTCGATCGCCTGCTGCGGCCCGACCGCGAGGACGGCACGCTGGCACTCTACCGCCTGGCCGACACACCGCTGGCGGCCATTCTTGCCGCAAAAGTGATCGGGCACTGGCTGACCTCGGCCCTGCCGCTGATCCTGGCATCGCCCTTCCTGGCGCTGATCCTGGGCATGGACGGGCCCACGTTGGGCCGCACCTTGCTCTCCCTGGCACTGGGCACGCCGGCGCTGGCGGCTTTCGGCACCTTCGGGGCAGCAGTCACGGTGGCCCTGCGCCGCGGCGGGTTGCTGGCCCCGATCCTGATTGCCCCGCTTTCGGTCCCGGTCCTGATCTTTGGCGTCGGCGCCATTGCCCCGCTGGGCGGACCCGACCAGGCCAGCGCCGCAATGCTGTTCCTTGCGGCACTCAGTCTCATGGCCCTGGCCCTCTCTCCCTTTGTCGCCGCGCTTGCGATAGTCTGGGGAGAAGAGTAG
- a CDS encoding heme ABC transporter permease has product MNTNSIDDTPKMSWWNRLAHPGQFVSWTRPLVWPLAGLTALLFAIGLWFAFFNSPADYQMGDTVRIMYVHVPTAWLSQFVYATMAVSALGTLVWRHPMADVSMKAAAPLGAAFTAMALFTGSMWGRPTWGTFWEWDGRMTSTLILLFIYLGIVALWRAFDDQLRAARVVAIFTLVGAVNVPIIKFSVDWWSTLHQPASVFTAEGPKMPPSLLTPLFVMFFAFTFLFITLQLVAMHTEVRRRRVMTLERRTVRGDAA; this is encoded by the coding sequence ATGAACACCAACAGCATCGACGACACGCCCAAAATGAGCTGGTGGAACCGGCTGGCCCATCCCGGCCAGTTCGTGAGCTGGACACGTCCGCTGGTCTGGCCGCTGGCCGGCCTGACCGCGCTGCTATTCGCCATCGGGCTGTGGTTCGCCTTCTTCAACTCCCCGGCCGACTACCAGATGGGTGACACGGTGCGCATCATGTATGTGCATGTGCCCACCGCCTGGCTCAGCCAGTTCGTCTATGCCACCATGGCGGTCTCGGCCCTGGGCACGCTGGTCTGGCGCCACCCCATGGCCGATGTCTCGATGAAAGCCGCCGCGCCGCTCGGCGCCGCTTTCACCGCCATGGCGCTGTTCACCGGTTCGATGTGGGGCCGCCCCACCTGGGGCACCTTCTGGGAATGGGACGGGCGCATGACCTCGACCCTGATCCTGCTGTTCATCTATCTCGGCATTGTCGCCCTGTGGCGCGCCTTCGACGACCAGCTGCGCGCCGCCCGCGTGGTGGCCATCTTCACTCTCGTGGGCGCCGTCAACGTGCCGATCATCAAGTTCTCGGTCGACTGGTGGTCGACCCTGCACCAGCCGGCCAGCGTCTTTACCGCCGAAGGCCCGAAAATGCCGCCCTCGCTGCTGACGCCGCTCTTCGTGATGTTCTTTGCCTTCACCTTCCTCTTCATCACCCTGCAGCTGGTGGCCATGCATACCGAAGTGCGCCGCCGCCGGGTGATGACGCTGGAACGCCGGACCGTGCGGGGAGACGCCGCATGA
- the ccmD gene encoding heme exporter protein CcmD — protein MIGLGEHAEFIIAAYGGVFLGLLALIFWIVADSRRIKARLAELGDKRG, from the coding sequence ATGATCGGGCTCGGGGAACATGCCGAATTCATCATCGCCGCCTATGGCGGGGTTTTCCTGGGCCTACTGGCCCTGATCTTCTGGATCGTCGCCGACAGTCGCCGCATCAAGGCCCGACTGGCCGAACTCGGGGACAAGCGCGGCTGA
- a CDS encoding DsbE family thiol:disulfide interchange protein → MRYVLFALPLILLVALVSVFAFSIDRDASLVRSVLIDKPVPQFTLQAVEGLGVPGFDTAALQGEPTLVNVFASWCIPCRDEHPLLEALKTRTGVRLYGINHSDAPENARAFLAELGNPYDAVGADRDRRVSIDWGVYGVPETFLVDADGTIVYKHVGPLTPEAIETEVLPALEKLGG, encoded by the coding sequence ATGCGCTATGTCCTCTTCGCCCTGCCGCTGATCCTGCTTGTTGCCCTGGTGTCGGTCTTCGCCTTTTCCATCGACCGGGACGCCAGCCTCGTCCGCTCCGTGCTGATCGACAAGCCCGTGCCGCAATTCACCCTGCAAGCGGTCGAAGGCCTTGGCGTGCCGGGTTTCGACACGGCTGCCCTCCAAGGGGAGCCCACCCTGGTCAATGTCTTTGCGTCCTGGTGCATTCCCTGCCGCGACGAGCATCCCCTGCTCGAGGCGCTCAAGACGAGGACCGGGGTGCGCCTCTATGGCATCAACCACTCCGACGCTCCGGAAAACGCCCGCGCGTTTCTCGCGGAGCTGGGCAATCCCTATGATGCGGTGGGCGCCGACCGCGACCGTCGCGTCTCGATCGACTGGGGCGTTTATGGGGTGCCCGAGACCTTCCTGGTCGATGCGGATGGCACCATTGTCTACAAGCATGTGGGCCCATTGACGCCCGAGGCCATTGAAACCGAGGTCCTTCCGGCGTTAGAAAAGCTGGGCGGCTGA
- a CDS encoding Flp family type IVb pilin: MVRRVLTHLRHQKLVTLIEYALIAAIITVATTFAVSAAGYNITDFFPG; the protein is encoded by the coding sequence ATGGTTCGTCGCGTTCTGACCCATCTGCGCCATCAGAAACTGGTTACCCTGATCGAATATGCGCTGATTGCGGCCATCATCACCGTCGCGACGACCTTTGCCGTGTCCGCCGCCGGCTACAACATCACCGATTTCTTCCCCGGCTGA
- a CDS encoding DUF1674 domain-containing protein: MDDAPDQVEQPEATAPKILSPAAQRALAEAEARRQAIDAKGAMAPQERGGRGGLEPVRYGDWEIKGLTSDF, encoded by the coding sequence ATGGACGACGCACCCGACCAGGTCGAACAGCCCGAGGCCACCGCGCCGAAGATCCTCAGCCCGGCGGCGCAGCGCGCATTGGCCGAGGCGGAAGCGCGCCGGCAGGCGATCGACGCCAAAGGGGCCATGGCACCGCAGGAAAGGGGTGGCCGCGGTGGGCTTGAGCCGGTGCGCTATGGGGATTGGGAGATCAAGGGTCTCACCAGCGACTTCTGA
- the htpX gene encoding zinc metalloprotease HtpX codes for MFNMFRTFVLLAGMTALFMVVGYFIGGTGGMMIALAFAAVTNVFAYWNSDKLVLRMQNAVPVERSRAPELYDMVDVLSRRAGIPTPAVYVIETDQPNAFATGRDPNNAAVAVSTGLLRQLETREVAGVVAHELAHIKNRDTLTMTITATLAGAISALAQFGLFFGGGNNRDNPLGGIGALLMVFLAPVAAMMVQMAVSRTREYEADKHGAEISGDPLALASALNKIASLAGRQVNMAAERNPAMAHMYIVNPLSGQRMDNLFSTHPDTGNRIQALQRLAAEMSVDDKGRRPQPRPRPASSGRDTGGGWRVPTAGRTEQDGNVRGPWG; via the coding sequence ATGTTCAATATGTTCCGCACCTTCGTCCTGCTCGCCGGGATGACGGCGCTGTTCATGGTGGTGGGCTATTTCATCGGCGGCACCGGCGGCATGATGATTGCCCTGGCCTTTGCCGCCGTGACCAATGTGTTCGCCTATTGGAACTCCGACAAGCTGGTCCTGCGCATGCAGAACGCGGTGCCGGTCGAGCGGTCCCGCGCGCCCGAGCTCTATGACATGGTCGATGTGCTCTCCCGGCGCGCCGGCATCCCGACCCCGGCCGTCTATGTGATCGAGACCGACCAGCCCAACGCCTTTGCCACGGGGCGCGACCCGAACAATGCTGCCGTGGCCGTGTCCACCGGTCTACTGCGCCAGCTCGAAACCCGCGAGGTGGCGGGCGTGGTGGCCCATGAACTGGCCCATATCAAGAACCGCGACACCCTCACCATGACCATCACCGCCACCCTGGCCGGTGCCATTTCGGCGCTGGCCCAGTTCGGCCTGTTCTTCGGGGGCGGCAATAATCGCGACAATCCGCTCGGTGGCATTGGCGCGCTGCTGATGGTGTTTCTGGCCCCTGTCGCCGCCATGATGGTGCAGATGGCCGTGAGCCGCACCCGCGAATATGAAGCCGACAAGCACGGCGCCGAAATCTCGGGCGATCCGCTGGCCCTGGCTTCGGCGCTCAACAAGATTGCTTCCCTGGCCGGCCGGCAGGTCAATATGGCGGCCGAACGCAACCCGGCCATGGCCCATATGTACATCGTCAATCCGCTCAGCGGACAGCGCATGGACAATCTGTTTTCCACCCATCCCGATACCGGCAACCGCATCCAGGCCCTGCAAAGGCTTGCCGCAGAGATGAGCGTGGACGATAAGGGGCGCAGGCCCCAGCCCCGCCCGCGCCCCGCTTCGAGCGGCCGCGACACCGGCGGCGGCTGGCGAGTGCCCACCGCGGGACGCACCGAGCAAGACGGGAACGTCCGCGGACCCTGGGGATAG
- a CDS encoding RsmB/NOP family class I SAM-dependent RNA methyltransferase, which translates to MKLRLVAAERLKAVLGGDHFSPLGTGELADGRDRALANRLITTALRRHGQINTMLADLLDKGLPPRSGSFEAVLRLSLAQLVFLPDLGAHSALFLAVEAIKRDSKARHLSGLMNAVLRRAQANSARYGLMDDATLLPAAFAKGWTEAYGAEAVAGFAEALVEGAPLDLTLRDDDPELVEALGAERLIADSVRLESRDRPVEALPGYDEGRWWVQDAASAIPARLMVLDPNKAVLDVCAAPGGKTAQLIKAGYRVTALDNDAGRLERLRQNMARLGYSPKVIEADAANFDPATPFDGVLLDAPCSATGTFRRHPEVLWSRNAGDIAGRVRLQRALLANAYRCLAPGGTLIYCVCSLEPSEGEEQVDWALDALPGLELAPIRAAELAGLEQAVTPRGLVRTHPAMTPGNGNAGMDGFFVARFRRTG; encoded by the coding sequence TTGAAGCTTCGCCTTGTGGCCGCCGAACGGCTGAAGGCCGTGCTGGGCGGGGATCATTTCAGCCCGCTCGGCACGGGTGAACTGGCCGATGGGCGCGACCGTGCCCTGGCCAACCGGCTGATCACCACCGCCTTGCGCCGGCATGGGCAGATCAACACCATGCTCGCGGACCTGCTCGACAAGGGCCTGCCGCCGCGCTCCGGCAGTTTCGAGGCCGTACTGCGCCTGTCGCTGGCCCAGCTGGTTTTCCTGCCCGACCTGGGCGCGCACAGCGCCCTGTTCCTGGCCGTCGAAGCCATCAAGCGCGACAGCAAGGCGAGGCACCTTTCGGGCCTGATGAACGCCGTACTGCGCCGCGCCCAGGCCAATTCGGCCCGCTATGGGCTGATGGATGACGCGACCCTGCTGCCGGCCGCCTTCGCCAAGGGCTGGACCGAAGCCTACGGCGCCGAGGCGGTGGCCGGCTTTGCCGAGGCGCTGGTCGAGGGCGCGCCTCTCGACCTGACCCTGCGCGATGACGATCCCGAACTGGTCGAGGCGCTCGGCGCGGAGCGCCTGATTGCCGATAGCGTGCGCCTCGAAAGCCGCGACCGCCCCGTGGAAGCCCTGCCCGGCTATGACGAAGGCCGCTGGTGGGTGCAGGACGCGGCCTCGGCCATTCCCGCCCGCCTGATGGTCCTCGACCCGAACAAGGCCGTTCTCGATGTCTGCGCCGCGCCCGGCGGCAAGACCGCACAGCTGATCAAGGCCGGCTACCGGGTGACCGCGCTCGACAATGATGCCGGCCGGCTCGAACGCCTCCGCCAGAACATGGCGCGACTGGGCTATTCGCCCAAGGTCATCGAAGCGGATGCCGCCAATTTCGATCCCGCCACCCCCTTCGATGGCGTGCTGCTGGACGCGCCCTGTTCGGCCACCGGCACCTTCCGCCGCCATCCCGAAGTGCTCTGGAGCCGCAATGCCGGCGACATTGCCGGCCGCGTCCGGCTGCAACGGGCCCTGCTGGCCAATGCCTATCGCTGCCTGGCCCCCGGTGGCACGCTGATCTATTGCGTCTGCTCGCTGGAACCCTCCGAAGGCGAGGAGCAGGTCGATTGGGCCCTTGATGCACTGCCCGGGCTCGAATTGGCCCCGATCCGCGCGGCAGAACTGGCCGGATTGGAGCAGGCGGTCACCCCGCGCGGCCTCGTCCGCACCCACCCGGCCATGACCCCGGGCAATGGAAATGCGGGCATGGACGGGTTCTTCGTGGCGCGATTCCGCCGAACAGGCTAA
- a CDS encoding heparinase II/III family protein — protein sequence MSGRLVTAGRRFALGLADSVVTMPLLRWTWRGQADYAFAGDLPDFRPADREAVREMMSGRYLLASKLFDTGGASPFSLDVDHPDWWNNLHSFSWLRHFRDCRDPGEKLFARTLVLDWIGREGQFEADSWTLTLTAQRVLNWLRHLTLVLDGATLDQTRTIQRSLGTQVQSLRVRGALAADPVEALFAAIGLLGAELCNVGDVPDIDTHVGLLEALLGQQLDGDGLHLSRNPRLQLTLLVELASLRRAVGRHGSPAMAELANRIDRMHEALDALTLSSGEPVYFNGCGQVPHDVLVAVQANGPSASRSSRLLGGYGIVRAGDTVIIGDGGQRPPPGFDAEAHDGALAFEFAHGSELIVGSCGPAPSDLPDSQSLFRQAVAHSAPTIDAEGAAQRPGRNARSQPMALDSGEHMLTMTSTGYAGRFGAEIERRLTLLSEGTTLVGQDRVLPQGEPQGLLTLRFHLAPGIKVRRTTGEGIARLVLPNGAVWSFLWEGAQFREEDSVRQSAYLGFHRTRQLVLETNVASDTEVAWIFTLEQQ from the coding sequence TTGAGCGGGCGGCTGGTGACGGCCGGGCGCCGCTTCGCGCTGGGCCTTGCCGATTCGGTGGTGACCATGCCGCTGCTGCGCTGGACCTGGCGCGGCCAGGCCGACTATGCCTTTGCCGGCGACCTGCCCGACTTCCGGCCCGCGGACCGCGAGGCCGTGCGCGAAATGATGTCGGGGCGCTATCTGCTGGCTTCCAAGCTGTTCGACACGGGCGGCGCGTCCCCCTTCTCGCTCGATGTCGACCACCCCGACTGGTGGAACAACCTCCACAGCTTCTCCTGGCTCCGCCATTTCCGCGATTGTCGTGACCCGGGCGAAAAGCTCTTTGCGCGGACGCTGGTGCTGGACTGGATCGGCCGCGAGGGCCAGTTCGAGGCCGATAGCTGGACCCTGACCCTGACGGCACAGCGGGTGCTCAACTGGCTTCGCCACCTGACACTGGTGCTTGACGGCGCCACTCTCGACCAGACCCGCACCATTCAGCGCAGCCTGGGAACGCAGGTGCAGAGCTTGCGCGTGCGCGGTGCCCTGGCCGCCGACCCGGTCGAAGCGCTGTTTGCCGCCATTGGCCTGTTGGGCGCTGAATTGTGCAATGTGGGCGATGTGCCCGATATCGACACCCATGTCGGCCTGCTCGAGGCCCTGCTGGGCCAGCAACTCGACGGCGATGGCCTGCATCTTTCGCGCAATCCCAGGCTGCAGCTGACCCTGCTGGTGGAACTGGCGAGCCTGCGGCGCGCAGTCGGCCGGCATGGTAGCCCGGCCATGGCCGAACTGGCCAATCGCATCGACCGCATGCACGAGGCGCTCGACGCGCTGACCCTTTCCAGCGGCGAACCCGTCTATTTCAACGGCTGCGGGCAGGTGCCGCATGACGTGCTGGTGGCCGTCCAGGCCAATGGCCCCTCTGCCTCGCGCAGCTCCCGGCTTCTCGGTGGCTACGGCATCGTGCGCGCCGGCGATACGGTGATCATCGGCGATGGCGGGCAACGGCCCCCACCGGGCTTCGACGCCGAGGCCCATGACGGTGCCCTCGCCTTCGAGTTTGCCCATGGCAGCGAACTGATTGTCGGCTCCTGCGGACCCGCGCCCTCCGACCTGCCCGACAGCCAGAGCCTGTTCCGCCAGGCCGTGGCCCATTCCGCGCCCACCATCGACGCCGAGGGGGCTGCGCAACGGCCGGGACGCAACGCTCGATCGCAGCCCATGGCGCTGGACAGCGGCGAACACATGCTGACCATGACCAGTACCGGCTATGCCGGGCGGTTCGGCGCCGAGATCGAACGGCGCCTGACCCTGCTTTCGGAAGGCACCACCCTGGTGGGCCAGGATAGAGTCCTGCCCCAGGGGGAGCCACAAGGCCTGCTGACCCTGCGCTTCCACCTGGCGCCCGGCATCAAGGTGCGCCGCACCACGGGCGAGGGCATTGCCCGGCTGGTCCTGCCCAATGGGGCCGTCTGGAGCTTTCTCTGGGAAGGCGCGCAATTCCGCGAAGAGGATAGCGTACGTCAGTCGGCCTATCTCGGCTTTCACCGCACGCGGCAATTGGTGCTGGAGACCAATGTGGCCAGCGACACCGAAGTGGCCTGGATCTTCACGCTCGAGCAGCAATAG
- the purH gene encoding bifunctional phosphoribosylaminoimidazolecarboxamide formyltransferase/IMP cyclohydrolase produces MARHILMGKTVTVGRALLSVFDKSGMTDFAKGLSEAGVELVSTGGTHRLISEAGLPVRDISDLTGFPEMMDGRVKTLHPKVHGGLLAVRDNPEHQASMAEHEIGPIDLVAVNLYPFEKTVASGASYDEIIENIDIGGPAMVRSAAKNHAFVTVVVDPADYPAILEAIKAGGIPFEMRQRLAAKAYARTAAYDSAISSWFAKEIDFADVSYRSFAGTLSEVMRYGENPHQWAAFYKTGENRPGVATATQVQGKTLSYNNINDTDAAFELVSEFASEETAAVAIIKHANPCGVAVAGDLKTAYLKALRTDPVSAFGGIVATNREIDAETATEIVKVFTEVIVAPSATPEAQEIIAAKKNLRLLLTGGLADPKADGLLVKSVAGGLLVQGRDNKSVDDCDLKVVTKRQPTEQELVDLKLAAKVAKHVKSNAIIYVKDGATAGIGAGQMSRVDSARVAHRKSIDAAQAAGLEGALTEGSVVASDAFFPFADGLEALVAAGATAVIQPGGSMRDDEVIAAADAAGIAMVMTGMRHFRH; encoded by the coding sequence ATGGCGAGACATATTCTCATGGGCAAGACGGTGACGGTCGGGCGGGCGCTGCTTTCGGTATTCGACAAGTCGGGCATGACCGATTTCGCAAAGGGGCTTTCCGAGGCCGGGGTGGAACTGGTTTCCACCGGCGGTACCCACCGCCTGATCAGCGAGGCCGGGCTGCCAGTGCGCGATATTTCCGACCTGACCGGCTTTCCCGAAATGATGGATGGCCGGGTGAAGACCCTTCACCCCAAGGTCCATGGAGGCCTGCTGGCGGTGCGCGACAATCCCGAGCACCAGGCCTCGATGGCCGAACACGAAATCGGCCCGATCGATCTCGTCGCCGTCAACCTCTACCCCTTCGAAAAGACCGTCGCCTCCGGCGCATCCTATGACGAGATCATCGAGAACATCGACATCGGTGGTCCGGCCATGGTGCGCTCGGCGGCCAAGAACCATGCCTTCGTGACCGTGGTGGTCGATCCCGCCGACTACCCGGCAATTCTGGAAGCGATCAAGGCGGGCGGCATTCCCTTCGAGATGCGCCAGCGCCTCGCCGCCAAGGCCTATGCCCGCACCGCCGCTTATGACAGTGCGATTTCGAGCTGGTTCGCCAAGGAAATCGACTTTGCCGATGTCAGCTATCGCAGCTTTGCCGGCACCCTGAGCGAAGTCATGCGCTATGGCGAGAACCCGCATCAATGGGCCGCCTTCTACAAGACCGGAGAGAACCGCCCCGGCGTCGCCACCGCAACCCAGGTGCAGGGCAAGACGCTCTCCTACAACAATATCAACGACACCGACGCCGCCTTCGAGCTGGTCAGCGAGTTCGCGTCCGAAGAGACCGCAGCCGTTGCCATCATCAAGCACGCCAACCCCTGCGGCGTGGCCGTGGCCGGTGATCTCAAGACGGCTTACCTCAAGGCGCTGCGCACCGATCCGGTCTCGGCCTTTGGCGGCATTGTCGCCACCAATCGCGAGATCGACGCCGAAACGGCGACCGAGATCGTCAAGGTTTTCACCGAGGTGATCGTGGCGCCCTCCGCCACGCCGGAAGCGCAAGAGATCATCGCCGCCAAAAAGAACCTGCGCCTGCTGCTGACCGGTGGTCTGGCCGACCCCAAGGCCGATGGCCTTCTGGTCAAGTCGGTCGCCGGCGGCCTGCTTGTGCAGGGTCGCGACAACAAGAGTGTCGATGATTGCGATCTCAAGGTTGTCACCAAGCGCCAGCCCACCGAACAGGAGCTCGTCGATCTCAAGCTCGCGGCCAAGGTGGCCAAGCACGTCAAGTCCAACGCCATCATCTATGTCAAGGACGGGGCCACCGCCGGTATCGGCGCCGGACAGATGTCCCGGGTGGATTCGGCCCGCGTCGCCCATCGCAAGTCGATCGACGCCGCCCAGGCTGCCGGGCTCGAGGGCGCACTGACCGAAGGTTCGGTGGTCGCCTCGGACGCTTTCTTCCCCTTTGCCGACGGCCTGGAGGCCCTGGTGGCGGCCGGCGCCACCGCCGTCATCCAGCCGGGCGGCTCGATGCGCGACGACGAGGTCATTGCCGCTGCCGACGCCGCCGGCATCGCCATGGTGATGACCGGAATGCGCCACTTCCGGCATTAG
- a CDS encoding lipopolysaccharide biosynthesis protein, with translation MRLRIPSDLNGLLQAGLLRSVGSLGIKVATAGLTYLTYVVLSRTQTNDEYGHFAFGLALATVLAILAGAGQPMAILRLWAERRSKGDAAGAEQAVAAGSGITLLAGLAVAGLLCLATLVYLPFLAPSDTANHFFGAAILILPLALSEYNSSALRAQGSLWTALLPRDIFWRLALPGLVLGLFAIGIVLSGPDALVLSAALLLGVLGLQMLAATRRGYAILPARGLAPIRDHWRQWGGLSRWLLLGALIETAALNADIILVGLMLDLESSGLYFNAFRTAGLMTLFTFAIELVIAPMVAEHFHAGNMRKAQAITALCAWAGFAFSLVIFGGFALFGDEILGLFGATYADGWLILMLLSFGLLFDAITGPSKIVMMMTGHERPYVAIFGAIMGLGFLLQILVIPVWGLVGAAALNMASRVVAQLGIALWCRYRIGLDTSLVGVFAIARLRDAQAT, from the coding sequence ATGCGGCTTAGAATACCCAGTGATCTCAACGGATTGTTGCAGGCCGGACTGCTGCGTTCGGTCGGCTCGCTGGGCATCAAGGTGGCAACGGCCGGGCTGACCTACCTGACCTATGTGGTGCTCTCGCGCACCCAGACCAATGACGAATATGGCCATTTCGCCTTTGGCCTGGCGCTGGCAACCGTGCTCGCCATCCTGGCCGGTGCGGGCCAGCCCATGGCGATTCTGCGCCTCTGGGCAGAACGGCGCAGCAAGGGCGATGCGGCCGGCGCGGAACAGGCAGTGGCGGCAGGATCGGGCATTACCCTGCTCGCGGGGCTCGCCGTTGCCGGACTGCTCTGCCTGGCAACGCTGGTCTATCTACCCTTCCTCGCGCCTAGCGACACCGCCAACCATTTCTTTGGCGCCGCCATTCTGATCCTGCCCCTGGCCCTGTCGGAATACAATTCCTCGGCCCTGCGCGCCCAGGGGTCGCTCTGGACGGCGCTGCTGCCCCGCGACATTTTCTGGCGCCTGGCCCTGCCCGGCCTTGTGCTTGGACTGTTTGCCATCGGCATCGTGCTGAGCGGTCCCGATGCGCTGGTGCTGTCGGCGGCGCTGCTCCTGGGGGTCCTCGGACTACAGATGCTCGCCGCCACCCGCCGCGGCTATGCCATCCTGCCAGCGCGCGGCCTGGCGCCGATCCGCGATCATTGGCGGCAATGGGGCGGGCTCAGCCGCTGGCTGCTGCTCGGCGCATTGATCGAGACCGCCGCGCTCAATGCCGACATCATCCTCGTGGGGCTGATGCTCGACCTCGAAAGCTCGGGCCTTTATTTCAACGCCTTCCGCACGGCCGGGCTGATGACACTGTTCACATTCGCCATCGAACTGGTGATTGCCCCCATGGTGGCCGAGCACTTCCACGCCGGCAATATGCGCAAGGCCCAGGCCATCACCGCGCTCTGCGCCTGGGCCGGCTTTGCCTTTTCGCTGGTGATCTTCGGCGGCTTCGCCCTGTTCGGCGACGAAATCCTGGGCCTGTTCGGCGCCACCTATGCCGATGGCTGGCTGATCCTGATGCTGCTGTCCTTCGGCCTCCTCTTCGACGCCATCACCGGGCCCTCCAAGATCGTGATGATGATGACCGGCCACGAGCGCCCCTATGTGGCGATCTTCGGCGCCATCATGGGTCTGGGCTTCCTGCTGCAGATCCTTGTCATTCCGGTCTGGGGTCTCGTGGGCGCCGCCGCGCTCAACATGGCCTCGCGGGTGGTGGCCCAGCTCGGCATCGCGCTCTGGTGCCGCTATCGCATCGGCCTCGACACCAGCCTGGTCGGCGTATTTGCCATAGCCCGCCTGCGCGACGCACAAGCGACCTGA